From a region of the Torulaspora globosa chromosome 7, complete sequence genome:
- the YNK1 gene encoding nucleoside diphosphate kinase (ancestral locus Anc_2.606), translating into MSNTERTFIAIKPDGVQRGLISKILSRFEDKGFKLVGIKLVTPTENLLKQHYAEHVDKPFFPKMLSYMMSGPILATVWEGKDVVKQGRAILGATNPVNSAPGTIRGDFAIDMGRNVCHGSDSVESAQREIDLWFKKEELCDWKLNQLAWIYE; encoded by the coding sequence ATGTCCAACACTGAGAGAACTTTCATTGCTATCAAGCCTGACGGCGTTCAAAGAGGCCTGATCTCGAAGATCCTGTCTCGTTTCGAGGACAAGGGCTTCAAATTGGTCGGAATTAAGCTCGTCACCCCAACTgaaaatctcttgaaacaGCACTATGCCGAGCATGTTGACAAGCCTTTCTTCCCAAAGATGCTATCCTACATGATGTCAGGTCCGATTCTGGCCACTGTCTGGGAGGGTAAGGACGTCGTGAAGCAGGGAAGAGCCATCCTAGGCGCTACCAACCCCGTCAACAGTGCTCCTGGCACCATCCGTGGCGACTTCGCCATCGATATGGGCAGAAACGTCTGCCACGGCAGCGATTCCGTCGAGAGTGCACAGCGCGAGATCGATCTGtggttcaagaaggaggaatTGTGCGATTGGAAGCTGAACCAGCTTGCCTGGATCTACGAGTAG
- the ARG80 gene encoding Arg80p (ancestral locus Anc_2.607), translated as MQNRLSEGYEESPADRTAQGDSCSTTPPSAIEGKTAKRKANIKLIANRTRRHVTFAKRRHGIMKKAYELSVLTGANVMLLILSKSGLVYTFTTPKLEPFVRDEEGKKLIRRCLEDEHL; from the coding sequence ATGCAAAACCGGCTTTCCGAGGGATATGAGGAGTCGCCCGCCGATAGAACTGCCCAGGGCGACTCCTGCAGCACTACTCCGCCGAGCGCCATCGAAGGAAAGACCGCCAAGCGCAAAGCGAACATCAAGCTTATTGCCAACCGAACCAGAAGACACGTCACTTTCGCCAAACGACGCCATGGGATCATGAAGAAGGCCTACGAGCTGTCGGTGCTCACGGGCGCCAACGTCATgctgttgatcttgtccAAGTCGGGTTTGGTGTACACCTTCACCACTCCGAAACTAGAACCCTTTGTAAGGGACGAAGAGGGCAAGAAACTGATACGACGGTGCCTAGAAGATGAGCATTTGTAG
- the ARA2 gene encoding D-arabinose 1-dehydrogenase (NAD(P)(+)) ARA2 (ancestral locus Anc_2.604): MLPIGPCNVPVDHSDITKLPDLILGGAILNTQYNDDPEAIPLVEMLRYAFSRGIIAIDTSPYYGPSEILYGKALSKLEGEFGRETYFICTKVGRVGLDQFDYSREHVRFSVKRSCERLKTSYLDLVYLHDIEFVPLQETLEALKELKALKDEGIIKHFGLSGYPVDYLRSVTYRCAHDEPEIGPLDAALSYCNLNLQNVTLGDHYLKWKEESQLKIINNGSILSMSLLRSQETRGFHPCSRELRKLADTAAAYCQANGVELADLATRYAISKWRGKGSTVLGVSDLQELEKALQNYWIVENNGGLLDDMDTGLVNHIQSKIFGSHMNETWASGIEHHEK; this comes from the coding sequence ATGTTACCAATTGGCCCATGCAACGTTCCCGTTGATCATTCCGATATCACAAAACTGCCAGATCTGATTCTGGGAGGCGCTATTCTGAACACTCAGTACAACGATGATCCTGAAGCGATACCCCTTGTCGAAATGCTGCGGTACGCTTTCTCTCGTGGCATCATAGCCATTGATACCTCTCCATATTACGGTCCAAGCGAGATTTTGTATGGGAAGGCTCTGAGCAAGCTGGAGGGGGAGTTTGGTCGCGAAACGTATTTCATTTGCACCAAGGTGGGAAGAGTTGGGCTGGACCAGTTTGATTATTCAAGAGAGCATGTCCGCTTCAGCGTAAAGAGATCATGCGAAAGACTGAAAACTAGCTACCTGGATCTTGTATATCTGCATGACATTGAATTCGTCCCGCTGCAGGAAACTTTGGAGGCGTTGAAGGAGCTCAAGGCGCTCAAAGATGAGGGCATAATCAAGCACTTTGGCCTTTCGGGCTATCCAGTGGATTATTTGAGATCTGTGACATACCGGTGTGCTCATGATGAACCGGAGATCGGCCCATTGGATGCTGCCCTATCGTACTGCAATTTGAACCTGCAAAACGTTACACTGGGGGACCATTATCTCAAGTGGAAGGAAGAGTCGCAACTAAAGATAATCAACAATGGCTCGATTTTAAGCATGTCCTTGCTGAGGTCGCAGGAAACGAGAGGATTCCATCCCTGTTCTCGGGAGCTACGCAAGTTAGCTGATACCGCTGCTGCATACTGTCAAGCGAATGGTGTTGAGCTAGCTGACCTGGCTACCCGATATGCTATCTCGAAATGGAGAGGTAAAGGGAGCACGGTCTTGGGCGTTAGCGATCTGCAGGAGTTGGAAAAAGCCTTGCAAAATTATTGGATCGTGGAGAATAACGGCGGCCTGTTAGATGATATGGATACCGGACTCGTTAACCACATTCAGAGTAAGATATTCGGCTCCCATATGAACGAAACATGGGCTTCAGGAATCGAGCACCACGAAAAATAG
- the NUP116 gene encoding FG-nucleoporin NUP116 (ancestral locus Anc_2.610): MFGANRPAFGGASRPFGTTSSPFGSQAQQQPQQQQQQQPSSTFGLNTANNVQSGFGGFGAAQNTTATTNPSNTLFGMSNSSNTSNGPFGKTVTGGVTSNSSGSLFGNAALGSSGSTVGSVSGNAGSGTAIKSFAAYQEKDPTTGVVNVFQTISAMPEYRNFSIEELRMQDYQAGRKFPSANSNVAGTVSPFGAQTTNTNTGFGTIGNNNSMQLQSAGSGGLFGQRNTTSQDSPFGSLTSSNNTNNTSNTFGSGAFGANSNANTGFGNTSNSPFGLNKPAGGGLFGQSQNSGSTGFGQQSTAFGGTGNAFGNTNAMGNTGGLFGQSNQQQPQQGFGSQAPNTFGQNNPQGGSMFGQNTTSNTGGLFGQQQKNQAAGGLFGNKPSGGLFGQQSSTFGSTNTGSTGLFGQTSNQQQPQSGGLFGQSSATQPQQGGGLFGQSNTMNQPGGLFGQNTSQQSGGMFGQNSNQQRGLFGQTNAQVGFGQQQATSTAGPFGSKPSGGLFGQPQTSTGFGANTGATGGGLFGQSSAQPTQAGGGLFGQQQGAVGQATQQQPGGLFGAKPATGGLFGNQPNQAGGSLFGSTQQQPQGSGLFGQSNQTQQQSGGLFGSKPAGAAGGGLFGSNASTTNQAPLGQPSSGGLFGAKPPTGGPTNTASGGLFGNVNATNPAGSVGGGLFGGTSANNTSVNTGLFGSKPQGQTSGGLFGNNLTGNSTSTSGVSGGLFGSKPETLNTGVSGGGLFGNNSSAVTNNLSGGLFGNKPQQGIQQSSFLGSSQPLQQQQPQQLQSQASNPYGTNDLFSRVVVPNSITQPTKPSATKVNADLKKKANLTGAYRLAPKPLFTGRSLADSTRTKNDVLMITGSRAPSTTSAPSSAGKESVTSDTGRSLFSAETDEAILSADKLLFNPDKKSFKNLMINRKKLEKEVDLVDKPSEVKRIAFAPHETTDGKALPDGLTDGRENLFDQVQDSPTVNKDQKNKKGIHSTKKSGLSSTTALEENGSNSKLRGVIGDDITFTANGYYISPSLDSLASKTLPQLRKVSGLVIGHKDYGKIEFLEPVDLSNIPLPWLCGKIICFEPRACIAYPNSNNPPAEGEGINVRSRISLYKCYPSDKATREPIKDASHQLVKRHIEKMKKQKNAKFESYDPVTGCWTFIVQHPAC; the protein is encoded by the coding sequence ATGTTCGGTGCAAATAGGCCAGCGTTTGGAGGCGCTTCCCGACCCTTCGGCACGACGTCGTCTCCTTTTGGGTCTCAAGCCCAACAACAACcacaacaacagcaacaacaacaaccGAGTTCAACTTTTGGTTTGAACACAGCAAATAATGTTCAGTCGGGATTTGGCGGGTTCGGCGCTGCTCAAAATACAACTGCCACGACAAATCCCAGTAACACTCTCTTCGGTATGTCCAATAGCAGCAATACTTCCAATGGCCCATTTGGTAAGACAGTAACTGGCGGTGTTACATCAAACAGTTCGGGATCATTGTTTGGCAATGCAGCGCTGGGTTCTTCAGGCTCCACTGTGGGCTCAGTGAGCGGTAACGCAGGATCTGGTACCGCGATCAAATCCTTCGCCGCTTATCAGGAAAAAGATCCTACTACCGGTGTCGTGAACGTATTTCAAACCATCTCTGCCATGCCCGAATACAGAAACTTCTCGATCGAAGAGTTGAGAATGCAGGACTATCAAGCTGGGCGTAAATTCCCTTCGGCAAATAGTAACGTTGCAGGAACTGTATCCCCATTTGGCGCTCAAACAACTAATACTAACACCGGTTTCGGTACGATAGGTAACAACAATTCGATGCAACTTCAATCTGCTGGTAGTGGAGGACTTTTCGGCCAGAGAAATACAACATCTCAGGATTCTCCATTCGGGTCTCTGACTTCGTCAAACAACACTAACAACACTAGTAATACTTTTGGAAGTGGTGCTTTTGGTGCAAACAGCAATGCCAATACCGGGTTCGGTAACACCAGCAATTCCCCATTTGGTCTGAACAAGCCGGCAGGCGGCGGACTCTTCGGGCAGTCTCAGAATTCCGGCTCAACGGGTTTTGGCCAACAAAGCACGGCTTTTGGTGGTACCGGCAACGCTTTTGGTAACACGAACGCTATGGGTAATACTGGTGGGTTGTTTGGGCAGAgcaatcagcagcagccgcaACAAGGTTTCGGTAGTCAGGCTCCGAATACTTTTGGACAAAACAACCCCCAAGGAGGTTCAATGTTCGGTCAAAACACGACCTCGAATACAGGAGGCCTGTTCggccagcagcagaaaaatcaagctgctggaggTCTTTTTGGCAATAAACCAAGCGGTGGCCTCTTTGGTCAACAGAGTTCCACTTTCGGATCAACCAATACCGGAAGCACAGGCTTGTTTGGTCAGACCAGTAACCAGCAACAACCTCAGAGCGGAGGTCTATTTGGTCAAAGCAGCGCTACACAGCCCCAGCAGGGTGGAGGCCTATTCGGTCAAAGCAATACTATGAACCAGCCGGGCGGGCTTTTCGGACAGAATACCAGCCAGCAAAGTGGAGGAATGTTTGGTCAAAACTCCAATCAGCAAAGAGGGCTGTTTGGGCAGACGAACGCTCAAGTGGGGTTTGGTCAGCAACAGGCAACTAGTACCGCTGGGCCCTTCGGTAGCAAGCCATCTGGTGGTCTCTTTGGTCAACCACAAACCTCGACAGGCTTTGGCGCTAATACCGGGGCAACGGGCGGAGGTCTTTTTGGTCAGAGTAGCGCACAGCCCACTCAGGCTGGCGGTGGTTTATTCGGTCAACAGCAAGGAGCTGTCGGCCAAGCGactcagcagcagccagGCGGCCTGTTTGGTGCCAAACCCGCAACTGGTGGGCTTTTCGGAAACCAGCCCAATCAAGCTGGTGGTTCTTTGTTTGGCAGTACACAGCAACAACCACAGGGTAGCGGGCTCTTTGGTCAGAGTAATCAGACTCAACAGCAAAGCGGTGGTCTCTTTGGCTCTAAACCGGCAGGTGCAGCCGGAGGAGGTCTATTCGGAAGTAATGCTAGCACTACTAATCAGGCACCTTTAGGTCAGCCATCAAGTGGTGGACTGTTTGGTGCCAAGCCTCCGACTGGTGGCCCAACAAACACTGCCAGTGGTGGTTTATTTGGTAATGTTAACGCGACTAACCCTGCGGGCTCTGTTGGTGGCGGTTTATTCGGTGGCACTAGCGCGAATAATACTTCGGTCAACACTGGATTATTTGGCTCGAAACCCCAAGGCCAAACCTCTGGCGGGTTGTTCGGTAATAATTTAACTGGTAATAGCACCTCAACAAGCGGTGTATCTGGTGGGTTATTCGGTTCAAAGCCTGAAACTCTCAATACAGGTGTTTCTGGTGGCGGGCTATTTGGTAATAATTCTAGCGCCGTGACAAATAATCTCTCTGGGGGTCTCTTTGGGAACAAACCACAGCAAGGCATTCAGCAGTCCAGTTTCCTCGGCAGTTCACAGCCATtacagcagcagcaaccgCAGCAATTACAGTCTCAAGCTAGTAATCCATATGGAACCAACGATTTATTTTCCAGAGTTGTAGTTCCTAATTCAATTACGCAGCCCACGAAGCCCAGTGCTACCAAAGTTAACGCAGATCttaagaagaaggctaaTTTGACCGGTGCTTATAGATTGGCTCCGAAACCACTTTTTACTGGAAGAAGTTTGGCTGACAGCACACGGACAAAAAATGACGTGCTTATGATTACAGGTTCTCGCGCACCATCAACCACCTCTGCTCCAAGTTCAGCTGGCAAGGAGTCGGTCACTTCCGATACGGGCAGAAGCCTCTTCTCAGCAGAGACTGATGAGGCTATCTTATCAGCCGATAAGCTGCTGTTTAACCCTGATAAAAAGTCGTTCAAGAATCTCATGATCAATAGAAAGAAACTGGAAAAGGAAGTTGACTTGGTTGATAAACCCTCTGAGGTGAAAAGAATTGCCTTTGCACCTCATGAGACTACTGACGGCAAAGCTTTGCCTGATGGCCTAACCGACGGAAGAGAGAACCTGTTTGACCAGGTTCAAGACAGTCCAACGGTCAATAAAGACCAGAAAAACAAAAAAGGGATTCATTCGACAAAGAAATCCGgtctttcttcaacgaCTGCATTAGAGGAAAATGGATCAAACTCCAAGCTTCGTGGTGTTATTGGCGATGATATCACTTTCACTGCTAACGGATACTATATCTCTCCATCCTTAGACTCGTTGGCATCGAAGACGTTGCCGCAATTACGTAAGGTGTCCGGTTTGGTTATTGGACATAAAGACTACGGTAAGATTGAATTTTTGGAGCCTGTCGATTTATCTAATATACCTTTACCATGGCTTTGTGGCAAAATAATATGCTTCGAGCCGAGAGCATGCATCGCGTATCCAAACTCAAACAATCCGCCTGCAGAAGGTGAAGGGATCAATGTACGTTCCAGGATAAGTCTTTATAAGTGTTATCCATCCGATAAGGCGACAAGAGAGCCAATTAAAGACGCAAGCCATCAACTAGTGAAGAGACACATTgagaagatgaagaagcaaaaaaaTGCTAAGTTCGAAAGTTACGATCCAGTGACTGGCTGTTGGACCTTTATTGTGCAGCATCCTGCTTGCTAG
- the IOC4 gene encoding Ioc4p (ancestral locus Anc_2.609), translating into MSHIYQPTDVVLAKVKGYPAWPAMVVPTELIPQHILRLRHQQSAKQKPAADEEIRDDEQADEQEDENPVNYIFYSNILKFRKFDSPCQQYCVKFFCDDSYIWVKPADLKPLTIEDCQKWLAKPRNKKLIPAYEMASRGSEGIDVWEFIEYGSAGKPEEEAYEEPYEDEEDITGEESSVEYEDESSGERQRPSRTSARQKKNRESKSTPNRRSIRSRKRADEREDEDLDSDEEILEPKAKRAKIKSKANKKRLVVKYKFEDDEDWTLVGRGPQDLSVQDKVSPFVNKLSQKRNMEWHLETKLELVDRVNGVNKLLLDILTSNEERDTANLREDCEIVLDELNVALSTKGANDEFATVFQSSAELLSYFRLLFNMKSNDLKDWRLWDQFQHCFALIYGHEFIPDNEQWTAQKTPPEEDGTATSTVAKCQTLEEQDGLKQEIET; encoded by the coding sequence ATGAGCCATATATACCAACCCACAGATGTTGTGCTAGCTAAGGTCAAGGGATATCCTGCTTGGCCTGCAATGGTGGTACCGACTGAGCTCATACCGCAACACATACTAAGGTTGAGACACCAGCAGTCAGCGAAGCAGAAACCTGctgctgacgaagaaatACGAGATGATGAACAAGCTGATGAGCAAGAGGACGAGAATCCAGTTAACTACATCTTTTACTCTAATATCCTAAAATTTCGGAAATTCGATAGTCCATGTCAGCAGTACTGTGTCAAGTTCTTTTGTGATGATTCCTACATATGGGTCAAACCTGCAGATTTAAAGCCATTAACCATCGAGGATTGTCAGAAGTGGTTGGCTAAACCGAGAAACAAAAAATTGATCCCTGCTTATGAAATGGCCAGCAGAGGATCGGAAGGCATTGATGTCTGGGAGTTTATAGAATACGGGTCGGCCGGCAAACCGGAAGAGGAGGCCTACGAAGAGCCTTacgaggacgaagaggacATTACAGGGGAGGAGAGTAGTGTAGAATACGAAGATGAATCGTCAGGAGAAAGGCAGAGGCCATCAAGAACCTCAGCAAGACAAAAGAAAAATAGAGAGAGTAAGAGCACCCCGAATAGAAGAAGCATCAGATCCCGCAAACGAGCGGACGAGAGGGAAGATGAGGATCTAGacagcgatgaagagataCTGGAGCCCAAAGCGAAAAGAGCAAAGATTAAGTCAAAGGCGAACAAAAAGCGGCTTGTAGTCAAATATAAGTTCGAAGACGACGAGGACTGGACACTTGTTGGCAGGGGACCACAGGACCTGTCTGTACAGGACAAAGTTAGTCCTTTCGTCAATAAACTATCTCAGAAAAGAAACATGGAATGGCATTTAGAAACCAAACTGGAGCTAGTTGATAGAGTTAATGGAGTTAATAAACTTTTACTCGATATACTGACTTCCAATGAGGAAAGAGATACCGCAAACTTACGTGAAGACTGCGAAATTGTCTTAGATGAATTGAATGTTGCCTTAAGTACGAAAGGAGCTAATGACGAGTTTGCTACGGTTTTCCAATCAAGTGCAGAATTGTTGTCGTATTTCAGGCTATTGTTTAACATGAAAAGCAATGACTTAAAAGACTGGAGATTGTGGGATCAATTTCAGCACTGTTTCGCCTTGATTTACGGCCATGAGTTTATTCCTGACAACGAACAATGGACGGCTCAGAAGACTCCACCGGAGGAAGACGGGACTGCAACTAGTACTGTTGCGAAATGCCAAAcgcttgaagaacaagatgGTCTCAAGCAAGAGATAGAAACCTGA
- the SUB1 gene encoding chromatin-binding transcription coactivator SUB1 (ancestral locus Anc_2.602) translates to MSYYNRYRNRKKFDGSGTSSSNGGGSGGLAATEAVFDLGKNKRVTVRQFRNVNLIDIREYYMDTSTGEMKPGKKGISLTEDLYDELLKHRLNIDEALRRFGSKRPRTKTVRLLSDDEEESGAQADVKEADSSATGHDDDNATSSSSKRKKPAPPTLLPQEEKRQNDEREANAPLVVPGLAKKRPPAPDANAAQPRLKEDDEDAGNAIDEEFVQNLEAEMNRPDDEVSEEE, encoded by the coding sequence ATGTCGTATTATAACAGATACAGGAACAGGAAAAAGTTCGACGGTTCTGGgacttcttcgagcaaTGGAGGCGGATCTGGTGGATTGGCGGCAACGGAGGCAGTCTTTGACCTGGGAAAGAACAAGCGGGTCACGGTCAGGCAGTTCAGGAATGTCAACCTGATCGACATTCGGGAATACTACATGGACACTTCCACGGGAGAGATGAAGCCCGGCAAGAAAGGCATTTCGCTGACAGAGGACCTTTACGACGAATTGCTGAAGCATAGACTCAACATCGACGAGGCATTGAGACGGTTTGGGTCCAAGAGACCTAGAACCAAGACCGTTCGTTTGCTCTCggatgatgaggaagaatcGGGCGCCCAGGCGGACGTCAAAGAGGCCGATTCCTCTGCGACGGGTCATGACGACGACAACGCAACTTCCTCTAGcagcaagagaaagaaaCCTGCGCCACCGACGCTGTTGCCGCAGGAGGAGAAGAGGCAGAACGATGAGAGAGAGGCCAATGCACCGCTCGTCGTGCCCGGACTTGCTAAGAAGAGACCTCCAGCTCCAGATGCTAATGCTGCGCAACCGAGACtgaaagaagacgatgaagacgcGGGGAACgccattgatgaagagtttgtTCAGAATCTCGAAGCAGAGATGAACAGACCAGACGATGAAGTCTCCGAGGAAGAGTAA
- a CDS encoding uncharacterized protein (ancestral locus Anc_2.603): protein MSLYFTSLFAVLTFEMVLLFIIVLPLPYRMRKFLYNTYYKWTSSKQFQTVYYIFGIIVGLLFVDSWKRAQVKVSLYHHRKYNEENPDPAAVTPIQALASRAYNQRNVYISGFILYFMICIPTVMTIVRRLVKYENLIREEKADRPKDAKLGRPVEDRDIDELAEKLKNREASLRGLQKQVKNLEEFFDKQNDEKALGRADEKIKKNV from the coding sequence ATGAGCTTGTACTTCACATCATTATTCGCTGTTCTCACCTTTGAGATGGTTTTGTTGTTCATTATAGTGCTACCTTTGCCCTACAGAATGCGCAAATTCCTGTACAACACTTATTACAAATGGACCTCAAGCAAACAGTTCCAGACGGTTTACTACATTTTCGGCATCATTGTTGGGCTGCTGTTTGTAGATTCATGGAAGAGAGCCCAGGTTAAAGTTTCGTTGTATCACCATAGGAAATACAATGAGGAAAACCCCGATCCGGCAGCGGTGACTCCCATCCAGGCATTGGCCTCCAGGGCTTATAATCAGAGAAACGTCTACATTTCGGGATTTATCCTGTACTTCATGATTTGCATACCCACTGTCATGACAATTGTGAGAAGATTGGTGAAATATGAAAATTTGATtagagaagagaaggctGACCGGCCAAAAGATGCAAAGCTGGGGCGGCCTGTGGAAGACAGGGATATCGACGAGCTGgcagaaaagttgaagaacAGAGAAGCGTCCTTGCGTGGCTTGCAGAAACAGGtgaagaacttggaagagttcttcgacaagcAAAACGACGAAAAAGCACTAGGCAGGGCCGACGAGAAGATTAAAAAAAATGTATAA
- the MCM1 gene encoding transcription factor MCM1 (ancestral locus Anc_2.608), whose amino-acid sequence MSDIEDVEDSGSRSGQPKERRKIEIKFIENKTRRHVTFSKRKHGIMKKAFELSVLTGTQVLLLVVSETGLVYTFSTPKFEPIVTQQEGRNLIQACLNAPDDEEEEEEEEEEEEVRDGGEENDSSNQVSANEQQQQQQQQQQQQQHQQQQQQHQQLHHHQQQQQQQQQMLNNTLKQEGMKSHSMHPSLNPNHGIPPGPPGASMAMPQQAPHQPHPGMPHPHLQGFPNASSPYLNPEQNAVYQQYFQESQQGQY is encoded by the coding sequence ATGTCAGATATCGAAGACGTGGAAGACAGTGGTTCACGTAGCGGTCAGCCTAAGGAGAGAAGGAAGATAGAGATAAAGTTTATTGAAAACAAGACACGGCGTCATGTGACGTTCTCCAAGAGGAAGCATGGTATCATGAAGAAGGCGTTTGAGTTGTCTGTGCTCACTGGTACCCAGGTGCTGTTACTTGTGGTATCCGAAACGGGGCTGGTTTACACGTTTAGTACTCCGAAATTTGAGCCTATAGTGACGCAGCAAGAGGGAAGGAACTTGATCCAGGCGTGTCTCAACGCTCCtgatgacgaggaggaggaagaggaggaggaagaggaagaagaagtaaGAGATGGAGGTGAGGAGAACGACAGTAGCAATCAAGTAAGTGCCAATgaacagcaacagcaacaacagcaacaacaacaacagcaacagcatcagcaacagcaacaacagcatcagcaactccatcatcatcagcagcagcagcaacaacaacaacagaTGTTGAACAATACTCTCAAACAAGAGGGCATGAAAAGCCACTCTATGCATCCGTCTCTAAATCCAAACCATGGGATACCACCAGGCCCGCCAGGCGCTTCAATGGCTATGCCACAACAAGCTCCTCATCAGCCCCATCCAGGTATgcctcatcctcatctgcAGGGATTCCCGAACGCTTCGTCTCCCTACCTGAATCCTGAACAGAACGCGGTCTATCAGCAGTATTTCCAGGAATCTCAGCAGGGTCAATATTAG
- a CDS encoding uncharacterized protein (ancestral locus Anc_2.605) — MRPTLIRNFHRSAVRMAAHADHSNAPGGRWLFTAGGVALLLAGGAVVVAQRNNEQNSHIRNIFKNERGTGARHL, encoded by the coding sequence ATGAGACCAACTTTGATCAGAAACTTTCACAGATCAGCCGTGAGGATGGCTGCCCATGCAGACCACAGTAACGCCCCAGGAGGTAGATGGCTCTTCACAGCTGGAGGAGTGGCATTGCTTCTGGCAGGCGGTGCTGTAGTGGTGGCTCAAAGGAATAACGAGCAGAACAGTCACATCCGCAACATCTTTAAGAATGAAAGAGGGACGGGCGCCAGGCACTTGTGA